In Musa acuminata AAA Group cultivar baxijiao chromosome BXJ2-8, Cavendish_Baxijiao_AAA, whole genome shotgun sequence, one genomic interval encodes:
- the LOC135619088 gene encoding dehydration-responsive element-binding protein 1G-like, with the protein MDSFSSDSLDSPLARRSAGAAAAASDEEVSYATVSSAPPKRRAGRTKFRETRHPVYKGVRRRNGDKWVCEVREPNKKSRIWLGTFHTAEMAARAHDVAAMALRGRSACLNFADSPWRLPVPESSSPADIRKAAARVAEAFLPRPSSETPMQMQEQMATAWAAADDAFFVEDGLNFGMQGYLDMAEGLLIDPPPPPMDYEDDSYGIVPLWSYAV; encoded by the coding sequence ATGGATAGCTTCAGCAGCGACTCGTTGGACTCGCCGTTGGCCCGGAGGTCggcgggggcggcggcggcggcgtcggaCGAGGAGGTATCCTACGCGACGGTGTCATCGGCGCCGCCCAAGAGGCGGGCGGGGCGCACCAAGTTCCGGGAGACGCGGCACCCGGTGTACAAGGGGGTACGCCGGCGCAACGGGGACAAGTGGGTGTGCGAGGTGCGGGAGCCCAACAAGAAGTCCAGGATCTGGCTGGGCACCTTCCACACCGCCGAGATGGCCGCCCGGGCGCACGACGTGGCCGCCATGGCCCTGCGCGGCCGCTCCGCCTGCCTCAACTTCGCCGACTCCCCGTGGCGGCTCCCCGTGCCGGAGTCATCCAGCCCCGCCGACATCCGCAAGGCGGCGGCCCGCGTCGCCGAGGCCTTCCTGCCACGGCCGTCTTCCGAGACGCCCATGCAAATGCAGGAGCAGATGGCGACGGCGTGGGCGGCAGCCGACGATGCCTTCTTCGTGGAGGACGGCCTCAACTTCGGAATGCAGGGGTACCTGGACATGGCAGAAGGTTTGTTGATCGATCCACCGCCGCCTCCGATGGACTACGAGGACGACAGCTACGGCATTGTTCCCCTGTGGAGCTATGCCGTCTGA